In Garra rufa chromosome 15, GarRuf1.0, whole genome shotgun sequence, a single genomic region encodes these proteins:
- the ela2 gene encoding elastase 2 isoform X1, translating into MKFLILALFIAGAYGCGQPTYKPAVSRVVGGTDVVPNSWPWQASLQYQSGSSFYHTCGGTLLSSEWVLTAAHCIGSRTYRVYLGKHNLPDNNEAGSLAISPSKIIVHENWDSYNIRNDIALIKLSTPVTFTDKISPACLPVSGNILPHNFSCYVSGWGRLWTNGPIADILQQAMLPVVDYATCTRNDWWGNLVTDLMVCAGGDGVVSSCNGDSGGPLNCQRSDGTWDVHGIVSFGSSLGCNYPKKPSVFTRVSGYISWINNVSIVYKPCEGVVTTSTTTTTATTK; encoded by the exons ATGAAATTTCTGATCTTGGCTCTGTTCATTGCTGGCG CCTACGGTTGTGGGCAGCCTACCTATAAACCTGCCGTCTCACGGGTGGTTGGTGGAACTGATGTTGTCCCAAACAGCTGGCCCTGGCAG GCGTCTCTCCAGTATCAGAGTGGCAGCAGCTTTTATCACACTTGTGGTGGCACCCTGTTGTCCAGCGAGTGGGTTTTGACTGCTGCTCACTGCATTGG CAGCCGCACTTACAGAGTCTACCTGGGCAAGCACAACCTGCCAGACAACAACGAGGCCGGCTCTCTCGCCATCTCTCCTTCCAAAATTATTGTGCATGAGAACTGGGATTCCTACAATATCCG CAATGACATTGCCCTGATCAAGTTGTCGACTCCAGTGACTTTCACTGACAAGATTTCACCTGCTTGTCTGCCTGTGTCCGGCAACATTCTGCCTCACAACTTTAGCTGTTACGTCTCTGGATGGGGACGCCTCTGGA CCAATGGCCCCATTGCTGACATTCTGCAGCAGGCTATGCTCCCTGTTGTGGACTACGCTACCTGCACTAGGAATGACTGGTGGGGCAACCTTGTGACCGACCTCATGGTGTGCGCTGGTGGAGATGGAGTGGTGTCTAGCTGCAAC GGTGATTCTGGTGGCCCTCTGAACTGCCAGAGAAGTGACGGCACCTGGGATGTTCACGGTATTGTGAGTTTTGGCTCCAGCTTGGGCTGCAACTACCCCAAGAAGCCCTCCGTCTTCACCCGCGTATCTGGCTACATTTCCTGGATCAACAATGTGAGTATAGTTTATAAACCT TGTGAAGGTGTGGTTACtacttcaacaacaacaacaacagcaacaacaaagtAA
- the ela2 gene encoding elastase 2 isoform X2 — protein MKFLILALFIAGAYGCGQPTYKPAVSRVVGGTDVVPNSWPWQASLQYQSGSSFYHTCGGTLLSSEWVLTAAHCIGSRTYRVYLGKHNLPDNNEAGSLAISPSKIIVHENWDSYNIRNDIALIKLSTPVTFTDKISPACLPVSGNILPHNFSCYVSGWGRLWTNGPIADILQQAMLPVVDYATCTRNDWWGNLVTDLMVCAGGDGVVSSCNGDSGGPLNCQRSDGTWDVHGIVSFGSSLGCNYPKKPSVFTRVSGYISWINNVMTSY, from the exons ATGAAATTTCTGATCTTGGCTCTGTTCATTGCTGGCG CCTACGGTTGTGGGCAGCCTACCTATAAACCTGCCGTCTCACGGGTGGTTGGTGGAACTGATGTTGTCCCAAACAGCTGGCCCTGGCAG GCGTCTCTCCAGTATCAGAGTGGCAGCAGCTTTTATCACACTTGTGGTGGCACCCTGTTGTCCAGCGAGTGGGTTTTGACTGCTGCTCACTGCATTGG CAGCCGCACTTACAGAGTCTACCTGGGCAAGCACAACCTGCCAGACAACAACGAGGCCGGCTCTCTCGCCATCTCTCCTTCCAAAATTATTGTGCATGAGAACTGGGATTCCTACAATATCCG CAATGACATTGCCCTGATCAAGTTGTCGACTCCAGTGACTTTCACTGACAAGATTTCACCTGCTTGTCTGCCTGTGTCCGGCAACATTCTGCCTCACAACTTTAGCTGTTACGTCTCTGGATGGGGACGCCTCTGGA CCAATGGCCCCATTGCTGACATTCTGCAGCAGGCTATGCTCCCTGTTGTGGACTACGCTACCTGCACTAGGAATGACTGGTGGGGCAACCTTGTGACCGACCTCATGGTGTGCGCTGGTGGAGATGGAGTGGTGTCTAGCTGCAAC GGTGATTCTGGTGGCCCTCTGAACTGCCAGAGAAGTGACGGCACCTGGGATGTTCACGGTATTGTGAGTTTTGGCTCCAGCTTGGGCTGCAACTACCCCAAGAAGCCCTCCGTCTTCACCCGCGTATCTGGCTACATTTCCTGGATCAACAAT GTGATGACCTCTTATTAA
- the ela2l gene encoding elastase 2 like, which produces MMKLVVLAVLFVGAYGCGLPTYPPVISRVVGGVDVRPHSWPWQVSLQYQSGSSWYHTCGGSLISDQWVLTAAHCIGSRTYRVYLGKHNLQLNENGSQAIGTSKIIVHENWNSFTIRNDIALIKLQTPVTVSDTITPVCLPTNGDLLPHNAPCYVTGWGRLYTNGPLADALQQALLPVVDYATCSKSDWWGSQVTQDMVCAGGDGVVAGCNGDSGGPFNCAGNDGAWEVHGIVSFGSGLSCNYEKKPTVFTRVSAYIDWISKNMAAN; this is translated from the exons ATGATGAAGCTTGTGGTCCTGGCTGTTTTGTTTGTTGGAG CTTACGGATGTGGGCTGCCCACCTACCCTCCCGTTATATCTAGGGTTGTGGGAGGTGTGGATGTCCGTCCACACAGCTGGCCCTGGCAG GTCTCCCTCCAGTACCAGAGTGGCAGCAGCTGGTACCACACTTGCGGTGGAAGCCTTATTTCCGATCAGTGGGTTCTGACTGCTGCTCACTGCATCGG TAGTAGAACTTACAGGGTGTACCTGGGAAAACATAACCTGCAGCTGAACGAGAATGGATCTCAGGCCATCGGCACAAGCAAGATCATTGTCCACGAGAACTGGAATTCCTTCACTATCCG TAATGACATCGCCCTGATTAAACTGCAGACACCTGTCACTGTAAGCGACACCATCACTCCTGTATGTCTGCCAACTAATGGGGATCTTCTGCCCCACAATGCTCCCTGCTACGTCACTGGTTGGGGACGTCTTTACA CCAATGGACCCCTTGCTGATGCCCTGCAGCAGGCTCTTCTGCCTGTGGTGGATTATGCCACCTGCTCTAAGTCTGACTGGTGGGGCTCTCAGGTCACACAAGACATGGTCTGCGCTGGTGGAGATGGTGTTGTTGCTGGATGTAAT GGTGACTCTGGTGGCCCCTTTAACTGTGCTGGTAACGACGGCGCTTGGGAGGTCCATGGTATTGTCAGCTTTGGTTCTGGCCTGAGCTGCAATTATGAAAAGAAGCCCACCGTTTTCACTCGTGTGAGCGCCTACATTGACTGGATCAGCAAG AACATGGCCGCCAATTAA